One stretch of Punica granatum isolate Tunisia-2019 chromosome 5, ASM765513v2, whole genome shotgun sequence DNA includes these proteins:
- the LOC116208865 gene encoding acyl-CoA--sterol O-acyltransferase 1-like: MEGVIYNFFKVWASVVASLGYCYTIGKFVPKGIARLLLVLPIVRLFFLLPLSIDSVNLSGMTGFFVAWLANFKLLLFAFGKGPLATEDSLGSLPHFITVACLPIKVQQKQSQNGCKDKGTGEMKHQKGHRSSLNYALKVVVLVAMIRVYYYSDRIHPTIIYLLYCIHIYFSLEITQASLAAVVQATLGIELEPQFNEPYLSTSLQDFWGRRWNLMVTSILRPSVYEPVRKALEQIIGQQWAPLPAVLATFLVSGLMHEVLFFYQQESAQRAGPTWDITGFFLFHGMCLVAELMAKKVVARRWQPPRLLSGAVTSGFVIATGLRWFIPALLRIEADKRALEEFGAVAAFVQDSAQAVSVKIFNAVIV; the protein is encoded by the exons ATGGAGGGCGTGATATACAATTTCTTCAAGGTATGGGCATCAGTCGTAGCATCGCTGGGCTATTGCTACACAATTGGAAAGTTTGTCCCGAAAGGGATAGCAAGACTCCTCTTGGTCCTCCCGATTGTGcgtctcttcttcctccttccaCTCAGCATCGATTCGGTCAACCTCAGCGGCATGACGGGCTTCTTTGTCGCTTGGCTTGCGAACTTCAAGCTACTGCTCTTCGCATTTGGGAAGGGCCCTTTAGCGACGGAGGACTCTTTGGGCTCCCTTCCGCATTTCATCACCGTGGCCTGCTTGCCCATCAAGGTCCAGCAAAAGCAGTCCCAAAATGGTTGCAAGGACAAGGGCACAGGGGAGATGAAGCATCAGAAGGGCCATAGATCGTCCCTGAATTACGCCTTGAAGGTGGTGGTTTTAGTTGCGATGATCCGTGTCTACTACTATAGTGACAGAATCCACCCAACCATCATCTATTTATTGTACTGCATCCACATTTACTTCTCCCTGGAGATCACTCAAGCCAGCTTGGCAGCTGTGGTTCAAGCCACACTCGGGATAGAGCTAGAGCCACAGTTCAATGAACCGTACCTCTCGACTTCGCTCCAG GACTTTTGGGGCCGACGATGGAACCTCATGGTCACCAGCATCCTGCGTCCATCAGTTTATGAGCCAGTCCGCAAGGCCCTGGAGCAAATCATCGGTCAGCAGTGGGCCCCACTGCCAGCGGTGTTGGCGACCTTCCTAGTTTCGGGACTGATGCACGAGGTGCTGTTCTTCTACCAGCAGGAATCTGCACAACGTGCAGGCCCAACGTGGGACATTACCGGGTTCTTCCTCTTCCACGGCATGTGCCTGGTGGCAGAGCTTATGGCGAAAAAAGTGGTCGCGAGGAGGTGGCAGCCACCGAGACTGCTGTCGGGGGCAGTCACTAGCGGGTTCGTGATTGCCACCGGGCTGAGGTGGTTCATACCGGCGCTGCTTAGGATCGAGGCGGACAAGAGAGCACTGGAGGAGTTCGGAGCAGTGGCGGCGTTTGTACAGGACTCCGCCCAGGCTGTCTCCGTCAAAATTTTCAACGCCGTTATAGTCTGA